One region of Phragmites australis chromosome 18, lpPhrAust1.1, whole genome shotgun sequence genomic DNA includes:
- the LOC133899105 gene encoding bZIP transcription factor 11-like, whose product MTLSGGTLSSGTSSDSSHGTRCYGAEGDMELQARMELKRKRRMESNRESAKRSRQRKQQHLDDLNSQVDQLRMKNQQLITALSITAQNYAATEAQNSVLRTQMTELEGRLCALREIICHMNANQFANAATVTNPSTIMGATTNYDAFGASAWNSRMPMVQQPIDHLLYQCF is encoded by the exons ATGACTCTGTCAGGTGGGACTCTTTCAAGTGGGACCTCGTCCGACTCGAGCCATGGGACCCGTTGCTACGGGGCAGAGGGTGACATGGAGCTTCAGGCCCGTATGGagctgaagaggaagagaaggatGGAGTCAAACAGAGAGTCAGCAAAGCGGTCGAGGCAGCGGAAGCAACAACATCTCGATGACCTTAACTCGCAG GTGGACCAGCTGAGGATGAAGAACCAGCAACTCATCACAGCACTGAGCATCACTGCCCAGAATTACGCGGCAACAGAAGCCCAGAACTCGGTGCTGCGCACCCAGATGACAGAGCTGGAGGGCAGGCTGTGCGCGCTGCGTGAGATCATATGCCACATGAATGCAAACCAGTTTGCTAATGCTGCAACAGTCACCAATCCATCAACTATAATGGGTGCAACTACAAATTACGACGCTTTTGGTGCAAGCGCATGGAACTCACGGATGCCGATGGTGCAGCAGCCCATAGATCACTTGCTGTACCAGTGCTTCTAG